In Novosphingobium kaempferiae, the DNA window TCCGACGCCGGGATCTACGCCGCCCCGCGCCAGACCCTGATCGGCGCGGCGCGGGCGGGGACCATCGGCTTCATCCGCAACTTCGCCGTCGAAGCCGCCCGCGACGGCATCCGCGCCCACGTCATCTCGCCCAGCTTCGTCGAAGGCAGCGAAAGCGCGCGGCGCCTGGGCTCCGAACGCATGGCCAAGGCAGCGAAGCGCGCCGGCCTCGGCCTGCCGGTCGCGGAGGACATCGCACCGCTGGCGCTGTTCCTTTGCAGCGACGGTGCAAGGCGGATCACCGGACAGGTCATCAGCGTGAACGGCGGGCTGAATGCGTGAGTCTCGTCTTCCGGGAAGACGATTCTCTCAAACCTCGCGCACCATGTAGCGCGCGTCCGGGCCGTAACTCGCCAGCTTGCGTGTCAGCGCCTCGTCCGGGGCGACGGGCTCGAAACCCATGCCCTGCCAGAACGCGGCGGTATCGTTGACCGAAACCAGCGCGATCCGCCGCGCGCCCATCTCGCCGAGATCCGCCTCCACGCGCTCCACGATCGGCCGCGCATGGCCCTCCCCGCGCATGTCGGGATGGAGCGCAAGGTCGTGGAGGTAGAACGCTTCCCGCGCCTCAGGCACCGCACCGAGCGCCGAATTCAGCGGCGGCACCGCGCCGTCGGGCCAGGGATAGGCGATACAATAGCCCTTCACCTCCGCACCCGAGGCCAGCGTAAAGCAGCCTTGCGGGAACAGAGCCAGCCGCTCCTCGAAACAGGCGCGCGCCTCGAAATGCTCGGGGAAGCAGGCCGCTGCCACCGCGACGACGCCGTCGATGTCCTGTTCCCGCATCGGTCGCCAGTCGAAGCCGCTCACAGCCCGCGCACCCATGCGCCGAGCCGCGCCAGAGCCTCGTCGAGCACCGCGTCCGGCTTGGTGAAGCAGAGCCGCACGATATGCGTCGGCGCGCCCTCGCCTTCGTAGAGCGCGCTGACCGGCACTGTCGCCACGCCAGCCTCGCGCAGCGCACGTTCGCTGAAATCGCGGTCGGTCAGGGCGACGCCCGAAGCGGCGAGGTCGACGCACAGGAACCACGTCGCCGCATTGGGCAGCACGACGAGCCCCGCTCCCTCCAGCCCGGCCTTGAGCCTTGCCCGCGATGCGGCCCAACCCGCGTGCAGGTCGGCCAGCACATCGGCCATGCCCAGCCCCTCTGCCACCGCCCACTGCAGCGGCACGGCGCTGGTGAAGGTGAGGAACTGGTGGACCCGCCCCAGCGCCGTCGCCAGATTCCCGCGCGCCGCTATCCAGCCGATCTTCCACCCGGTCAGCCCGAAGATCTTGCCCGCCGAGCCGATCTTGACCGTCCGTTCCGCCATGCCGTCGCATACCATGAGCGAGCGATGCGCCACGCCGTCGAAGCGCACCTGCTCCCACACCTCGTCGCAGATCGCGACCAGATCGTGCACCACGCAGATGCGCGCGATGGCGTCGAGTTCCTCGGCGCTC includes these proteins:
- a CDS encoding GNAT family N-acetyltransferase; this encodes MGARAVSGFDWRPMREQDIDGVVAVAAACFPEHFEARACFEERLALFPQGCFTLASGAEVKGYCIAYPWPDGAVPPLNSALGAVPEAREAFYLHDLALHPDMRGEGHARPIVERVEADLGEMGARRIALVSVNDTAAFWQGMGFEPVAPDEALTRKLASYGPDARYMVREV
- a CDS encoding aminotransferase produces the protein MKSLPRIHPVYAEMGTTVFERMSALARETGAINLGQGFPDGPAPQPLLDAAARALYEKSNQYPPSTGLMELRDAVCVHYARTQGLALSPAEVIVTSGATEAIAAAVLALVSPGDEVILFQPAYDAYAPMVRRAGGVPVSVLLEPPHFRYDPATIEAAVTPRTRAIMLNDPLNPAGTVASAEELDAIARICVVHDLVAICDEVWEQVRFDGVAHRSLMVCDGMAERTVKIGSAGKIFGLTGWKIGWIAARGNLATALGRVHQFLTFTSAVPLQWAVAEGLGMADVLADLHAGWAASRARLKAGLEGAGLVVLPNAATWFLCVDLAASGVALTDRDFSERALREAGVATVPVSALYEGEGAPTHIVRLCFTKPDAVLDEALARLGAWVRGL